A genomic region of Fundidesulfovibrio terrae contains the following coding sequences:
- a CDS encoding tetratricopeptide repeat protein: MRPGIHVLHALCLLLLFVASGSVSHATMFTPTRPGDLPGQTSFSGPQNAFDKGLAAFEQNRLDDAAEQFAKAAEQDPKSPDPLLGLAEVAFKRQDTDAAKKQLDAALALAPGSSYVHLALGRFYFATKDTAKAEASLRKAVSLNPDALAAKLELATLLAGSKENAAEAEKLFREAVDQNPNNAGAAFGLGSLLASQGKTDDAIRMLQKAMNLAPQDPKPRLALAAAYANSKRYYQAVTFYDQALSLDEKSIDAVYGKAQANLAMGKKQEALADFEQLLGLDPRHAGALFFSGVLYLEKGNLEKAKQNFALAVEVVPNNPWALNNLAWTILASKGDLNTAAGYASKAVDLQPENPAFLETYAQILANKGNMADAIARLERAVRYAPQSPGTWFSLAEVSESAGEREKALKAYERVIALVGPDDSLAGKAKKQMDKLRKK, encoded by the coding sequence ATGAGACCAGGAATCCACGTACTCCACGCGCTCTGCCTGCTGCTCCTCTTCGTGGCCTCCGGCTCGGTGTCGCACGCCACCATGTTCACCCCCACCCGCCCCGGCGATCTGCCGGGGCAAACGTCCTTCTCCGGCCCCCAAAACGCCTTCGACAAGGGTCTCGCGGCATTCGAGCAGAACCGGCTGGACGATGCCGCCGAACAGTTCGCCAAAGCCGCCGAGCAGGATCCCAAAAGTCCAGACCCGCTGCTGGGATTGGCCGAAGTCGCGTTCAAGCGCCAGGATACGGACGCCGCCAAGAAGCAGCTGGACGCCGCGCTGGCCCTGGCGCCCGGCTCATCCTACGTCCATCTGGCCCTTGGCCGTTTCTATTTCGCGACCAAGGATACCGCCAAGGCCGAAGCCTCCCTGCGCAAGGCCGTCTCTCTCAACCCGGACGCCCTGGCCGCCAAGCTCGAGCTGGCGACGCTGCTGGCGGGGTCCAAGGAGAACGCGGCCGAAGCCGAAAAGCTCTTCAGGGAAGCGGTGGACCAGAACCCCAACAACGCCGGAGCCGCTTTCGGGCTGGGCAGCCTGCTGGCGAGCCAGGGCAAGACGGACGACGCCATCCGGATGCTCCAGAAAGCGATGAACCTGGCACCGCAAGACCCCAAGCCCCGTCTTGCGCTGGCGGCGGCTTACGCCAACTCCAAGCGCTATTACCAGGCGGTGACCTTCTACGATCAGGCGCTCTCGCTGGATGAGAAATCCATCGACGCCGTCTACGGCAAGGCGCAGGCCAACCTGGCCATGGGCAAAAAGCAGGAAGCCCTGGCGGACTTCGAGCAGCTCCTGGGACTCGATCCCCGGCACGCGGGGGCCCTCTTCTTTTCCGGGGTCCTCTATCTTGAGAAGGGCAATCTGGAGAAGGCCAAGCAAAACTTCGCCCTGGCCGTGGAGGTGGTGCCGAACAATCCCTGGGCGCTCAACAACCTGGCCTGGACCATTCTCGCCTCCAAGGGCGACCTGAACACGGCGGCCGGATACGCGTCCAAGGCGGTGGATCTGCAACCGGAGAATCCCGCTTTCCTCGAAACCTACGCCCAGATCCTCGCCAACAAGGGCAACATGGCCGACGCCATAGCCAGGCTTGAGCGCGCAGTTCGCTACGCCCCGCAAAGCCCCGGCACGTGGTTCTCACTGGCGGAGGTTTCCGAATCCGCCGGGGAACGCGAAAAGGCCCTGAAGGCCTACGAGCGCGTCATCGCCCTCGTGGGCCCTGACGACTCGTTGGCGGGCAAGGCCAAGAAGCAGATGGATAAACTCCGGAAAAAGTAA
- a CDS encoding PEP-CTERM sorting domain-containing protein has protein sequence MKRILSTIILAGVFAIGWCSVALAGAFIFSPDGSIALGVNDQGHLNTSSGVAGLPSNASALGIAYKFPDGSYRDATAPGCLCEGWGVSANNAASGYANVSTDGVQNLTVQSFTSSATNITSVVTLTSLPDLKVTQAYSPTAAVPNSLFVDHVTIQNTGASALTDVKYVRVMDWDIPPTEFSEFVTIKGTATTTLLELSHDNGFATANPLGATAALTSGTTNTDFTDVGPSDHGAYFRFNFGTLAAGDSYSFDIFYGAAATESAALAALGLVGTELYSLGQSSTTGGPTLGTPATFMFAFKGVGGSIIIPPPSAVPEPTTLLLLGGGVVAMLARRRSRKAA, from the coding sequence ATGAAAAGAATTCTCTCTACCATCATCCTGGCTGGCGTGTTTGCCATCGGCTGGTGCAGCGTCGCCTTGGCCGGCGCGTTCATCTTCAGCCCTGACGGCAGCATCGCTCTCGGCGTCAACGACCAAGGCCACCTCAACACTTCGTCAGGGGTAGCAGGCCTCCCCAGCAATGCTTCCGCGCTGGGCATAGCCTACAAGTTCCCGGACGGAAGCTACCGTGACGCGACCGCTCCGGGCTGCCTGTGCGAAGGATGGGGCGTTTCGGCCAACAACGCCGCCAGCGGCTACGCCAACGTCTCCACCGACGGCGTCCAGAACCTCACCGTGCAGTCGTTCACGTCTTCCGCGACCAACATCACCTCCGTGGTGACGCTGACCAGCCTGCCGGATCTCAAGGTGACCCAGGCGTATTCTCCCACGGCCGCCGTGCCAAACTCCCTGTTCGTGGACCATGTGACCATCCAGAACACCGGCGCGTCCGCCCTGACCGACGTCAAGTACGTGCGCGTCATGGACTGGGACATTCCGCCCACGGAATTCAGCGAATTCGTAACTATCAAGGGCACGGCGACCACCACCCTGCTCGAGCTCTCCCATGACAATGGCTTCGCCACGGCCAACCCGCTCGGGGCTACCGCCGCGCTGACCTCCGGCACCACCAATACCGACTTCACCGATGTGGGGCCGTCCGACCACGGCGCCTACTTCCGGTTCAACTTCGGCACCCTGGCCGCCGGCGACAGCTACAGCTTCGACATATTCTACGGCGCCGCGGCCACCGAAAGCGCCGCCCTGGCCGCGCTGGGCCTTGTGGGCACCGAGCTGTACTCCCTGGGTCAGAGCAGCACCACCGGCGGCCCCACCTTGGGCACCCCCGCCACCTTCATGTTCGCCTTCAAGGGCGTGGGCGGTTCGATCATCATTCCGCCGCCGTCGGCCGTCCCCGAACCCACCACCTTGCTGCTGCTCGGCGGCGGCGTGGTGGCCATGCTGGCCAGGCGCCGCTCCAGGAAGGCTGCCTGA
- the purE gene encoding 5-(carboxyamino)imidazole ribonucleotide mutase, with translation MTKVAIFIGSISDKDIMQPCSDVLSDLGIEHLYTVTSAHRTPDRTEKLIRDLEADGCQVFICAAGMAAHLAGAVAARTTKPVLGVPVNASPLGGMDALLATVQMPPGFPVGTLAIDKAGARNAAWLAAQILALNDKALEGKIKAAREGFAAGVEKAARELEGKN, from the coding sequence ATGACCAAGGTCGCTATTTTTATCGGATCCATCTCCGACAAGGACATCATGCAGCCCTGCTCCGACGTGCTCTCGGACCTGGGCATCGAGCACCTTTACACCGTCACCAGCGCCCACCGCACCCCGGATCGCACCGAGAAGCTCATCCGCGACCTGGAAGCCGACGGCTGCCAGGTGTTCATCTGCGCCGCGGGCATGGCCGCCCACCTGGCCGGGGCCGTGGCCGCGCGCACCACGAAGCCGGTGCTGGGCGTGCCCGTGAACGCCTCGCCCCTGGGCGGCATGGACGCCCTGCTGGCCACGGTGCAGATGCCCCCAGGGTTCCCGGTGGGCACCCTGGCCATCGACAAGGCCGGAGCCCGCAACGCCGCCTGGCTGGCCGCGCAGATTCTGGCCCTGAACGACAAGGCGCTGGAAGGCAAGATCAAGGCGGCACGGGAAGGCTTCGCGGCGGGAGTGGAAAAGGCCGCCCGGGAACTAGAAGGAAAGAACTAA
- the purD gene encoding phosphoribosylamine--glycine ligase produces the protein MNVLLVGSGGREHALAWKLSQSPLVDTLFAAPGNGGTALLAENVSISDTDTDALVAFAVKNAVGLVVAGPEAPLVAGLSDALAEKGIPCFGPDAFCARLEGSKAFAKDIMRASGVPTADYRVFTDLEAAREHVMNRPLPMVVKADGLAAGKGVVVAKTRVEAAAALEDMMGARIFGAAGDTVVVEDCLIGEEASFLAFCDGKTVVPMPSCQDHKAVGEGDTGPNTGGMGAYSPAPVLPDSEWDRMAKLVIAPIARTLAAKGHPFKGVLYAGLMMTKDGPFVLEYNVRFGDPECQPLLMRLDSDIARIMLAAASGELSPEMVAWSPKTALCVVMAAGGYPGTYPKGMTISGIEEADKADGVKVFVAGAKLEGGTLSTTGGRVLGVTALGDDLAQAQANAYKAVSAVSFDKAYFRRDIGAKGITRTRQ, from the coding sequence ATGAACGTCCTGCTGGTAGGCTCGGGCGGGCGCGAACACGCCCTCGCCTGGAAGCTCTCGCAAAGCCCCCTCGTCGACACACTCTTCGCCGCCCCCGGCAACGGCGGCACGGCCCTGCTGGCCGAAAACGTCTCCATATCCGACACCGACACCGACGCCCTGGTAGCGTTCGCCGTGAAGAACGCCGTGGGCCTGGTGGTGGCCGGACCGGAAGCCCCCCTGGTGGCCGGGCTGTCCGACGCCCTGGCCGAGAAAGGCATCCCCTGCTTCGGTCCGGACGCCTTCTGCGCCCGGCTCGAGGGCTCCAAGGCGTTCGCCAAGGACATCATGCGCGCCTCGGGCGTGCCCACCGCCGACTACCGGGTCTTCACCGACCTCGAAGCCGCGCGCGAACACGTCATGAACCGCCCCCTGCCCATGGTGGTCAAGGCCGACGGACTGGCCGCGGGCAAGGGCGTGGTGGTGGCCAAGACCCGCGTGGAGGCCGCGGCCGCCCTCGAGGACATGATGGGGGCCCGCATCTTCGGCGCGGCAGGCGACACCGTGGTGGTGGAGGACTGCCTCATCGGCGAGGAAGCCTCCTTCCTGGCCTTCTGCGACGGGAAGACCGTGGTGCCCATGCCCTCCTGCCAGGACCACAAGGCCGTGGGCGAGGGCGACACCGGCCCCAACACCGGCGGCATGGGCGCGTACAGCCCTGCCCCCGTCCTGCCCGACAGCGAATGGGACCGCATGGCCAAGCTGGTCATCGCCCCCATCGCGCGAACCCTGGCCGCCAAGGGACACCCCTTCAAGGGCGTGCTTTACGCCGGGCTCATGATGACCAAGGACGGCCCCTTCGTGCTGGAATACAACGTCCGCTTCGGCGACCCCGAGTGTCAGCCGCTGCTCATGCGCCTGGATTCGGACATCGCCCGGATCATGTTGGCCGCCGCCTCGGGCGAGCTCTCGCCTGAGATGGTCGCCTGGAGCCCCAAAACCGCGCTGTGCGTGGTCATGGCCGCCGGTGGCTATCCCGGAACCTACCCCAAGGGCATGACCATCTCCGGCATCGAGGAGGCCGACAAGGCGGACGGAGTCAAGGTCTTCGTGGCCGGAGCCAAGCTTGAAGGCGGCACGCTTTCGACCACTGGAGGCCGCGTGCTCGGCGTCACCGCCCTGGGGGACGACCTGGCCCAGGCCCAGGCCAACGCTTACAAAGCCGTTTCAGCCGTGAGTTTCGACAAGGCGTACTTCAGGCGGGACATCGGCGCCAAGGGAATCACGAGGACCCGGCAATGA